A genomic stretch from Telopea speciosissima isolate NSW1024214 ecotype Mountain lineage chromosome 7, Tspe_v1, whole genome shotgun sequence includes:
- the LOC122667749 gene encoding alpha-terpineol synthase, chloroplastic-like isoform X1, which translates to MISSNIKSLASNTHSSEPITSKRRSANYQRSIWGFDFVQSLNSDYKGEAYKSQTKKLEDEVRLRLDDGAMEQLGLLELIDDIERLGLRYLFEENIKKALDTIVCLEDIEKRTKESLHATALRFRLLRQHGYEMNQGMFNHLKDETGNFKASYLKDAKGILSLYEASHLAVEGESILEEAKHFTRIALKEIIKGNNNNNNNNNNNREPKLAKQVNHALELPLHWRVPRLEARWYIDIYEKQENSIPSLIKLAKLDFNIVQAIHQENVADLSRWWKYLGLGDHLSFARDSLIECFLGTLAMNPEPQFSNFRIELGKVIMLITMIDDVYDVYGSLEELELFTDTVERWDITAMEQLPDYMKICFLALFNTVNEMAYFHLKQHGFDTIPSLKKVWIDLCKAYLVEAKWYYKGHKTTLEEYLNNAVISIGCNVILIHSFFSLQQNIREEALDYISENPSILHLSSMIVRLADDLGTSVGELERGDVLKSIQSYMHQTGASEGAAREHISHMIDETWKKINKEILANNYFLLPQPFIETTANLARMSVCTYQHGDGYGAIDDDGKNRVKSLLFEPIPLLKDT; encoded by the exons ATGATTTCATCAAACATCAAGTCCCTTGCAAGCAATACTCATTCCTCTGAACCAATAACATCTAAGAGGCGATCGGCAAACTACCAGCGCAGCATCTGGGGTTTCGATTTTGTGCAATCCTTAAATAGTGATTACAAG GGTGAAGCCTACAAGAGCCAAACAAAGAAATTGGAAGATGAAGTAAGGCTTAGGCTTGATGATGGAGCTATGGAGCAGTTAGGTCTGCTGGAGCTGATTGATGACATAGAGAGACTTGGATTAAGGTACCTCTTTGAAGAGAATATCAAAAAAGCCCTGGACACCATAGTTTGCTTGGAAGATATCGAAAAGAGAACAAAGGAGAGTCTCCATGCTACAGCTCTTCGATTTAGGCTACTTAGACAACATGGGTATGAAATGAACCAAG GTATGTTCAATCACTTGAAAGATGAGACAGGCAATTTCAAGGCTAGTTATTTAAAGGATGCAAAGGGAATACTAAGTTTGTATGAAGCTTCTCACCTAGCTGTAGAAGGTGAAAGCATCTTAGAGGAGGCCAAGCATTTCACAAGGATAGCTCTAAAGGAGATTATTAAgggtaataataataataataataataataataataatagagaaCCAAAGCTAGCAAAACAAGTGAATCATGCCTTGGAACTTCCCCTTCACTGGAGGGTTCCTAGGTTAGAGGCTAGGTGGTATATTGACATCTATGAGAAACAGGAAAACTCAATTCCTTCTTTGATTAAACTAGCCAAGTTAGATTTCAACATTGTCCAAGCAATACATCAGGAAAATGTAGCTGATTTATCAAG ATGGTGGAAATATTTGGGCCTTGGAGACCATTTGAGTTTCGCTAGAGATAGTCTGATCGAATGCTTTTTAGGGACATTGGCAATGAACCCAGAGCCTCAATTTAGTAATTTTAGAATTGAATTGGGTAAGGTCATAATGCTAATCACGATGATCGATGATGTTTATGATGTCTATGGTTCCTTGGAAGAACTAGAGCTTTTTACTGATACTGTCGAGAG ATGGGATATTACAGCAATGGAACAACTTCCAGACTATATGAAGATATGCTTCTTGGCTCTCTTCAACACTGTTAATGAAATGGCCTATTTTCACCTCAAGCAACATGGATTTGACACCATACCTTCCCTAAAGAAAGTG TGGATTGATCTCTGTAAAGCATACTTAGTAGAGGCAAAGTGGTATTACAAAGGTCATAAAACAACACTTGAAGAGTACCTAAACAATGCAGTTATATCAATAGGATGCAATGTCATACtcattcattcctttttctcatTGCAACAAAATATTCGAGAGGAGGCATTAGATTACATATCAGAAAATCCGAGTATCTTACATTTATCATCGATGATAGTTCGACTTGCTGATGATCTTGGTACTTCAGTG GGTGAATTAGAGAGGGGTGATGTATTAAAATCAATCCAGTCTTACATGCATCAAACTGGTGCTTCCGAAGGTGCGGCACGGGAACATATAAGTCATATGATTGATGAAACATGGAAGAAGATAAACAAGGAGATACTCGCTaataattattttcttcttccccaaCCTTTTATCGAGACCACTGCAAATCTCGCTCGAATGTCAGTATGCACTTATCAACATGGAGATGGCTATGGTGCTATAGACGATGACGGGAAGAATCGAGTTAAATCATTGTTGTTTGAACCTATTCCATTGTTGAAGGACACTTAA
- the LOC122667749 gene encoding alpha-terpineol synthase, chloroplastic-like isoform X2: MISSNIKSLASNTHSSEPITSKRRSANYQRSIWGFDFVQSLNSDYKGEAYKSQTKKLEDEVRLRLDDGAMEQLGLLELIDDIERLGLRYLFEENIKKALDTIVCLEDIEKRTKESLHATALRFRLLRQHGYEMNQGMFNHLKDETGNFKASYLKDAKGILSLYEASHLAVEGESILEEAKHFTRIALKEINNNREPKLAKQVNHALELPLHWRVPRLEARWYIDIYEKQENSIPSLIKLAKLDFNIVQAIHQENVADLSRWWKYLGLGDHLSFARDSLIECFLGTLAMNPEPQFSNFRIELGKVIMLITMIDDVYDVYGSLEELELFTDTVERWDITAMEQLPDYMKICFLALFNTVNEMAYFHLKQHGFDTIPSLKKVWIDLCKAYLVEAKWYYKGHKTTLEEYLNNAVISIGCNVILIHSFFSLQQNIREEALDYISENPSILHLSSMIVRLADDLGTSVGELERGDVLKSIQSYMHQTGASEGAAREHISHMIDETWKKINKEILANNYFLLPQPFIETTANLARMSVCTYQHGDGYGAIDDDGKNRVKSLLFEPIPLLKDT; the protein is encoded by the exons ATGATTTCATCAAACATCAAGTCCCTTGCAAGCAATACTCATTCCTCTGAACCAATAACATCTAAGAGGCGATCGGCAAACTACCAGCGCAGCATCTGGGGTTTCGATTTTGTGCAATCCTTAAATAGTGATTACAAG GGTGAAGCCTACAAGAGCCAAACAAAGAAATTGGAAGATGAAGTAAGGCTTAGGCTTGATGATGGAGCTATGGAGCAGTTAGGTCTGCTGGAGCTGATTGATGACATAGAGAGACTTGGATTAAGGTACCTCTTTGAAGAGAATATCAAAAAAGCCCTGGACACCATAGTTTGCTTGGAAGATATCGAAAAGAGAACAAAGGAGAGTCTCCATGCTACAGCTCTTCGATTTAGGCTACTTAGACAACATGGGTATGAAATGAACCAAG GTATGTTCAATCACTTGAAAGATGAGACAGGCAATTTCAAGGCTAGTTATTTAAAGGATGCAAAGGGAATACTAAGTTTGTATGAAGCTTCTCACCTAGCTGTAGAAGGTGAAAGCATCTTAGAGGAGGCCAAGCATTTCACAAGGATAGCTCTAAAGGAGAT taataataatagagaaCCAAAGCTAGCAAAACAAGTGAATCATGCCTTGGAACTTCCCCTTCACTGGAGGGTTCCTAGGTTAGAGGCTAGGTGGTATATTGACATCTATGAGAAACAGGAAAACTCAATTCCTTCTTTGATTAAACTAGCCAAGTTAGATTTCAACATTGTCCAAGCAATACATCAGGAAAATGTAGCTGATTTATCAAG ATGGTGGAAATATTTGGGCCTTGGAGACCATTTGAGTTTCGCTAGAGATAGTCTGATCGAATGCTTTTTAGGGACATTGGCAATGAACCCAGAGCCTCAATTTAGTAATTTTAGAATTGAATTGGGTAAGGTCATAATGCTAATCACGATGATCGATGATGTTTATGATGTCTATGGTTCCTTGGAAGAACTAGAGCTTTTTACTGATACTGTCGAGAG ATGGGATATTACAGCAATGGAACAACTTCCAGACTATATGAAGATATGCTTCTTGGCTCTCTTCAACACTGTTAATGAAATGGCCTATTTTCACCTCAAGCAACATGGATTTGACACCATACCTTCCCTAAAGAAAGTG TGGATTGATCTCTGTAAAGCATACTTAGTAGAGGCAAAGTGGTATTACAAAGGTCATAAAACAACACTTGAAGAGTACCTAAACAATGCAGTTATATCAATAGGATGCAATGTCATACtcattcattcctttttctcatTGCAACAAAATATTCGAGAGGAGGCATTAGATTACATATCAGAAAATCCGAGTATCTTACATTTATCATCGATGATAGTTCGACTTGCTGATGATCTTGGTACTTCAGTG GGTGAATTAGAGAGGGGTGATGTATTAAAATCAATCCAGTCTTACATGCATCAAACTGGTGCTTCCGAAGGTGCGGCACGGGAACATATAAGTCATATGATTGATGAAACATGGAAGAAGATAAACAAGGAGATACTCGCTaataattattttcttcttccccaaCCTTTTATCGAGACCACTGCAAATCTCGCTCGAATGTCAGTATGCACTTATCAACATGGAGATGGCTATGGTGCTATAGACGATGACGGGAAGAATCGAGTTAAATCATTGTTGTTTGAACCTATTCCATTGTTGAAGGACACTTAA
- the LOC122668329 gene encoding flavonoid 3'-monooxygenase CYP75B137-like has product MSWWYNALLIAVLVVSWWVFKRWNKPAVRPPLPPGPRGLPLIGNLPFLEADLHRCFAKLSQIYGPIMKIQLGPKLCVVLTSPPLAKQILKDQDSIFANRDPPLVAATMTYGGIDIVWSPQGPQWRMMRKVFSHEIMSNESLQACYSLRRQEVQKMLKKVYSKIGKPINIGEVVFLTMLYLVMSMLWGDTLQRDEMIRIGGEIRKVMREMIGLVMKPNISDFFPILASLDLQGIERKGKKVSSRLDQIIDSVINQRLQMDKEEGDQGAYEKKERKDFLQFLLDLKERDGEESFLTKIQLKALLQDIIGAGTDTTSVIVEWAMAEMMQCPEIMRKTQEELKQVVGLDNIVEESHLPKLSYLNALVKESLRLHPPLPLMVSHCPSQSCIVGGYTIPKGTNVFVNVWAMHRDPNEWENPLTFSPERFLSDGNNYDYKGNNFNYLPFGSGRRMCAGIPLVEKMSVYVLASLLHSFKWQLPDDVKLDLSEEFGIVLKKTTPLVITPTPRLSNVKLYS; this is encoded by the exons ATGAGTTGGTGGTATAATGCTCTTTTGATCGCTGTGCTTGTGGTTTCTTGGTGGGTGTTCAAGAGATGGAACAAACCAGCTGTAAGGCCACCATTACCACCAGGACCTAGAGGCTTACCTTTAATTGGAAACCTTCCATTCCTAGAAGCTGATCTCCACCGTTGCTTTGCCAAATTATCCCAAATCTATGGTCCCATCATGAAAATCCAATTGGGTCCCAAACTATGTGTAGTATTAACTTCACCTCCTTTAGCCAAACAAATCCTTAAAGATCAAGATTCAATATTTGCAAACCGTGATCCACCTCTTGTAGCTGCAACCATGACTTACGGTGGCATTGATATTGTGTGGAGCCCTCAAGGTCCACAATGGCGTATGATGCGTAAGGTCTTTTCTCATGAAATTATGAGTAACGAAAGCCTTCAAGCTTGTTACAGTCTTAGGCGACAAGAGGTTCAGAAAATGTTGAAAAAGGTGTATTCTAAGATTGGAAAACCTATTAATATTGGTGAGGTTGTGTTCCTCACAATGCTTTACTTGGTTATGAGCATGTTGTGGGGTGACACATTACAAAGAGATGAGATGATTAGAATTGGGGGAGAGATCCGAAAGGTGATGCGTGAAATGATTGGATTGGTAATGAAACCTAACATTTCAGATTTCTTTCCAATTCTTGCTTCACTTGATTTACAAGGGAttgaaagaaaagggaagaaggtgtCGTCACGGTTGGATCAGATCATTGATTCCGTTATAAACCAACGGCTTCAAATGGATAAGGAAGAAGGTGATCAAGGAGcttatgaaaagaaagaaagaaaggatttTCTACAGTTCCTCTTGGACCTTAAGGAGAGAGATGGCGAAGAATCATTCTTGACCAAGATACAACTTAAGGCTTTGCTACag GATATTATCGGAGCTGGGACAGATACAACATCAGTTATAGTAGAGTGGGCAATGGCAGAAATGATGCAATGTCCAGAGATAATGAGAAAAACCCAAGAAGAATTGAAGCAAGTAGTTGGGTTGGACAACATAGTAGAAGAGTCTCACTTGCCCAAATTGTCATATTTAAATGCGTTGGTGAAAGAGTCTCTCAGGTTACACCCACCCCTCCCACTCATGGTCTCGCATTGCCCAAGTCAATCTTGCATAGTAGGAGGGTATACCATTCCGAAAGGTACTAATGTCTTTGTAAATGTGTGGGCAATGCATAGGGACCCTAATGAATGGGAGAATCCCTTAACATTCTCACCTGAGAGGTTCTTAAGTGATGGTAACAACTATGATTACAAAGGAAACAACTTCAATTACCTTCCTTTTGGCTCTGGAAGAAGGATGTGTGCAGGAATCCCCCTAGTAGAAAAGATGTCGGTTTATGTCTTAGCTTCTCTTTTGCATTCATTCAAGTGGCAATTACCTGATGATGTAAAGCTTGATCTCTCAGAAGAATTTGGGATTGTTTTGAAGAAAACAACACCACTTGTTATCACCCCAACTCCAAGATTATCCAATGTAAAGCTCTACTCTTGA
- the LOC122667749 gene encoding alpha-terpineol synthase, chloroplastic-like isoform X3, giving the protein MISSNIKSLASNTHSSEPITSKRRSANYQRSIWGFDFVQSLNSDYKGEAYKSQTKKLEDEVRLRLDDGAMEQLGLLELIDDIERLGLRYLFEENIKKALDTIVCLEDIEKRTKESLHATALRFRLLRQHGYEMNQGMFNHLKDETGNFKASYLKDAKGILSLYEASHLAVEGESILEEAKHFTRIALKEINNNREPKLAKQVNHALELPLHWRVPRLEARWYIDIYEKQENSIPSLIKLAKLDFNIVQAIHQENVADLSRWDITAMEQLPDYMKICFLALFNTVNEMAYFHLKQHGFDTIPSLKKVWIDLCKAYLVEAKWYYKGHKTTLEEYLNNAVISIGCNVILIHSFFSLQQNIREEALDYISENPSILHLSSMIVRLADDLGTSVGELERGDVLKSIQSYMHQTGASEGAAREHISHMIDETWKKINKEILANNYFLLPQPFIETTANLARMSVCTYQHGDGYGAIDDDGKNRVKSLLFEPIPLLKDT; this is encoded by the exons ATGATTTCATCAAACATCAAGTCCCTTGCAAGCAATACTCATTCCTCTGAACCAATAACATCTAAGAGGCGATCGGCAAACTACCAGCGCAGCATCTGGGGTTTCGATTTTGTGCAATCCTTAAATAGTGATTACAAG GGTGAAGCCTACAAGAGCCAAACAAAGAAATTGGAAGATGAAGTAAGGCTTAGGCTTGATGATGGAGCTATGGAGCAGTTAGGTCTGCTGGAGCTGATTGATGACATAGAGAGACTTGGATTAAGGTACCTCTTTGAAGAGAATATCAAAAAAGCCCTGGACACCATAGTTTGCTTGGAAGATATCGAAAAGAGAACAAAGGAGAGTCTCCATGCTACAGCTCTTCGATTTAGGCTACTTAGACAACATGGGTATGAAATGAACCAAG GTATGTTCAATCACTTGAAAGATGAGACAGGCAATTTCAAGGCTAGTTATTTAAAGGATGCAAAGGGAATACTAAGTTTGTATGAAGCTTCTCACCTAGCTGTAGAAGGTGAAAGCATCTTAGAGGAGGCCAAGCATTTCACAAGGATAGCTCTAAAGGAGAT taataataatagagaaCCAAAGCTAGCAAAACAAGTGAATCATGCCTTGGAACTTCCCCTTCACTGGAGGGTTCCTAGGTTAGAGGCTAGGTGGTATATTGACATCTATGAGAAACAGGAAAACTCAATTCCTTCTTTGATTAAACTAGCCAAGTTAGATTTCAACATTGTCCAAGCAATACATCAGGAAAATGTAGCTGATTTATCAAG ATGGGATATTACAGCAATGGAACAACTTCCAGACTATATGAAGATATGCTTCTTGGCTCTCTTCAACACTGTTAATGAAATGGCCTATTTTCACCTCAAGCAACATGGATTTGACACCATACCTTCCCTAAAGAAAGTG TGGATTGATCTCTGTAAAGCATACTTAGTAGAGGCAAAGTGGTATTACAAAGGTCATAAAACAACACTTGAAGAGTACCTAAACAATGCAGTTATATCAATAGGATGCAATGTCATACtcattcattcctttttctcatTGCAACAAAATATTCGAGAGGAGGCATTAGATTACATATCAGAAAATCCGAGTATCTTACATTTATCATCGATGATAGTTCGACTTGCTGATGATCTTGGTACTTCAGTG GGTGAATTAGAGAGGGGTGATGTATTAAAATCAATCCAGTCTTACATGCATCAAACTGGTGCTTCCGAAGGTGCGGCACGGGAACATATAAGTCATATGATTGATGAAACATGGAAGAAGATAAACAAGGAGATACTCGCTaataattattttcttcttccccaaCCTTTTATCGAGACCACTGCAAATCTCGCTCGAATGTCAGTATGCACTTATCAACATGGAGATGGCTATGGTGCTATAGACGATGACGGGAAGAATCGAGTTAAATCATTGTTGTTTGAACCTATTCCATTGTTGAAGGACACTTAA